Proteins found in one Triticum urartu cultivar G1812 chromosome 4, Tu2.1, whole genome shotgun sequence genomic segment:
- the LOC125554313 gene encoding uncharacterized protein LOC125554313: MSVQVASPATAAEKTLATTAWSYPYVEYMAQWERQVERRQLFLRSYHFSRDAEISTRVRARRVVLAGARRLRRAAAKGLRRLRTRLRLCFGWAAPVLRRRSTSRRGGVHGFRYGRLPRKTPPAASVCFW, translated from the coding sequence ATGTCTGTGCAAGTGGCgtcgccggcgacggcggcggagaAGACTTTGGCGACGACGGCGTGGTCGTACCCGTACGTGGAGTACATGGCGCAGTGGGAGCGGCAGGTGGAGCGGCGGCAGCTGTTCCTCCGGAGCTACCACTTCTCCCGCGACGCCGAGATCTCGACCCGCGTGCGCGCGCGCCGGGTCGTCTTGGCCGGGGCGCGACGCctgcgccgcgccgccgccaagGGGCTCCGCCGCCTCCGCACGCGCCTACGCCTGTGCTTCGGCTGGGCCGCGCCAGTGCTCCGCCGACGCTCCACCTCACGCCGGGGCGGCGTCCACGGGTTCCGCTACGGCCGCCTCCCCCGGAAGACGCCGCCGGCCGCATCCGTCTGCTTCTGGTAG